The Acidimicrobiales bacterium genome window below encodes:
- a CDS encoding ferritin-like domain-containing protein, translated as MTTTENDLVQPYDPEATIRVVHDHADRLFSWRYERERQQLVTLYNKAASSQWNSVTDLDWSTDVDPEKVIEDEAPALRLARVAATLPGSPMASWKDKEFTELGVELFKAQLSQFMHGEQGAMMTAAKLVETVPWIDAKYYAATQTMDEARHTEVFARYLHEKVGDPYPMGPFLQGQIFGLLEDSRWDIAYLGMQIVIESLALAAFGDLLRRTSEPLLTKLLRYVMSDEARHVAFGIVSLGEYYQGLTADELKERQEFLLENTLRNRLRSITPEVWEKMGLTVEEVLPNLFEAAGKIGHGPFEAFQKAFFSKLVPNVRKLGLLDANNGYLREKWGEAGLLQFEHADDTASDFETYDAVAADRASARPA; from the coding sequence ATGACCACGACGGAAAACGACCTCGTCCAGCCGTACGACCCGGAGGCCACGATCAGAGTCGTGCACGACCACGCCGATCGCCTCTTCAGCTGGCGATACGAACGGGAGCGCCAGCAGCTGGTCACCCTGTACAACAAGGCCGCCTCTTCGCAGTGGAACAGCGTCACCGATCTCGACTGGTCCACCGATGTCGACCCCGAGAAGGTCATCGAGGACGAGGCGCCGGCGCTCCGCCTCGCACGGGTCGCGGCAACGTTGCCGGGCTCACCCATGGCCAGCTGGAAGGACAAGGAGTTCACCGAGCTTGGCGTGGAGCTGTTCAAGGCTCAGCTCAGCCAGTTCATGCACGGCGAACAGGGGGCCATGATGACCGCGGCCAAGCTGGTCGAGACCGTCCCGTGGATCGACGCCAAGTACTACGCAGCCACCCAGACGATGGACGAGGCACGCCACACCGAGGTCTTCGCCCGCTACCTCCATGAGAAGGTCGGAGACCCCTATCCGATGGGGCCGTTCCTTCAAGGCCAGATATTCGGCCTATTAGAAGACAGCCGTTGGGACATCGCGTACCTCGGCATGCAGATCGTCATCGAGAGCCTCGCACTCGCCGCGTTCGGCGATCTGCTCCGCCGAACATCCGAGCCGCTGCTCACGAAGCTGCTCCGTTACGTCATGTCGGACGAGGCCCGCCACGTCGCCTTCGGGATCGTCAGCCTCGGCGAGTACTACCAGGGCCTCACCGCCGACGAACTGAAGGAACGCCAGGAGTTCCTTCTCGAGAACACGCTTCGCAACCGGCTCCGCTCGATCACTCCGGAGGTGTGGGAGAAGATGGGGCTGACGGTCGAGGAAGTTCTCCCCAACCTGTTCGAGGCAGCAGGAAAGATCGGGCACGGCCCGTTCGAAGCGTTCCAGAAGGCCTTCTTCTCCAAGCTGGTTCCGAACGTCCGCAAACTCGGTCTGCTCGACGCCAACAACGGCTACCTCCGCGAGAAGTGGGGCGAGGCCGGACTCCTTCAGTTCGAGCACGCCGACGACACCGCCAGCGACTTCGAGACTTACGACGCGGTCGCGGCCGACCGCGCTTCTGCGAGGCCTGCGTAA
- a CDS encoding class I SAM-dependent methyltransferase, producing the protein MRITGREFEALASHAGEAYLRYSFTKGTEQEASFLAAELGLEPGMRLLDVGCGPGRHSRALAARGIDVVGIDIAMAFLRAAGAGMWVRADARRLPFSAGSFDAAISLCQGGFGLLGGQEDAGVIKEMAEVVKKGGHIAVSAFSAYFAVRHLEERDTFDAGSGVNHELAEVLDPQGRAERFDLWTTCFTPRELRLMAAGAGLEVCGLWSVRPGLYERRVTDLDHPEFLLVGRV; encoded by the coding sequence ATGCGCATAACCGGCAGGGAGTTCGAGGCGCTCGCGTCTCACGCCGGCGAGGCGTACCTGCGCTACTCGTTCACCAAGGGGACCGAACAGGAGGCGAGCTTCCTGGCTGCCGAGCTCGGTCTGGAGCCAGGGATGCGCTTGCTCGACGTCGGTTGCGGGCCCGGGCGCCACTCCCGCGCGCTGGCCGCCAGGGGAATTGATGTCGTGGGCATCGACATCGCCATGGCCTTCCTTCGGGCGGCGGGAGCCGGGATGTGGGTGCGCGCCGACGCGCGGCGGCTGCCTTTTTCCGCGGGGAGCTTCGACGCTGCGATATCCCTATGCCAGGGCGGGTTCGGCTTGCTCGGCGGCCAGGAAGACGCCGGGGTGATCAAAGAGATGGCGGAGGTGGTGAAAAAGGGCGGCCACATCGCGGTGTCCGCCTTCTCGGCATACTTCGCCGTCCGGCACCTCGAAGAGCGGGACACCTTCGACGCGGGCAGCGGCGTCAACCACGAGCTGGCGGAGGTGCTCGATCCGCAGGGGCGGGCCGAGCGGTTCGACCTCTGGACAACTTGCTTCACGCCGCGCGAGCTGCGACTGATGGCAGCCGGCGCGGGTCTGGAAGTTTGCGGTCTGTGGTCCGTCAGGCCAGGTCTGTATGAACGGCGGGTGACGGATCTGGATCACCCGGAGTTTCTGCTGGTAGGCCGGGTGTAG
- the rpsA gene encoding 30S ribosomal protein S1, producing the protein MSDTTTSSTPPPIDAEPTEMGSFDEAGEYHPRQVVVDDLGGTSLEDAIAGTIVEFEDGDIVKGTVVKVDKDEVLLDIGFKSEGVIPARELSIRHDVDPHEIVSLGEQIEALVLQKEDKEGRLILSKKRAQYERAWGTIEGIKERDGVVTGPVIEVVKGGLILDIGLRGFLPASLVELRRVRDLQPYVGRTLDAKIIELDKNRNNVVLSRRAWLEETQREQRDEFLTHLKPGEIRHGVVSSVVNFGAFVDLGGMDGLIHVSELSWKHVDHPSQVVQVGDEVDVRVLDVDLERERISLSLKATQSDPWQEFANAHRVGELVYGRVTKLVPFGAFVQVGEGIEGLVHISEMANHHVDLPEQVVTPGEELWVKIIEIDLQRRRISLSIKQAAEGGEVAAEYREAFGEHAYDEHGNYIGGGYTDFEPESEAQAAWAEYLESGGSPEPAATGAPEPGTAEAGAAPASAPASDEAAKAE; encoded by the coding sequence ATGTCCGACACCACGACCAGCAGTACCCCTCCTCCGATCGATGCGGAACCGACGGAGATGGGGAGCTTCGACGAGGCGGGTGAGTACCACCCGAGGCAGGTTGTTGTCGACGACCTCGGCGGCACCTCGCTCGAAGATGCCATCGCGGGCACGATCGTGGAGTTCGAGGACGGGGACATCGTCAAGGGGACCGTGGTCAAGGTCGACAAGGACGAGGTCCTTCTCGACATCGGCTTCAAGTCGGAGGGCGTGATACCGGCCCGTGAGCTTTCGATCCGGCACGACGTCGACCCGCACGAGATCGTTTCGCTCGGCGAGCAGATCGAAGCCCTGGTGCTCCAGAAGGAGGACAAAGAAGGGCGACTGATCCTCTCCAAGAAGCGCGCACAATACGAGCGGGCATGGGGGACGATCGAGGGGATCAAGGAGCGCGACGGGGTCGTTACCGGTCCGGTCATCGAGGTGGTCAAGGGTGGCCTGATCCTCGACATCGGGCTGCGCGGCTTCCTGCCGGCGTCTTTGGTCGAGCTTCGCCGGGTGCGCGACCTCCAGCCTTACGTCGGGCGAACTCTCGACGCCAAGATCATCGAGCTCGACAAGAACCGGAACAACGTGGTCCTTTCGCGGCGGGCATGGTTGGAGGAGACCCAGCGCGAGCAGCGCGACGAGTTCCTGACCCACCTGAAGCCAGGCGAGATCCGCCATGGGGTCGTGTCCTCGGTCGTCAACTTCGGAGCCTTCGTCGACCTCGGTGGCATGGATGGTCTCATCCACGTGTCAGAGCTGTCGTGGAAGCACGTCGATCATCCGTCGCAGGTCGTGCAGGTCGGCGACGAGGTGGACGTGCGGGTGCTCGACGTCGATCTCGAGCGCGAGCGCATCAGCCTCTCGCTCAAGGCCACCCAATCGGACCCGTGGCAGGAGTTCGCCAACGCCCACCGCGTCGGCGAACTGGTCTACGGGCGGGTCACCAAACTGGTGCCGTTCGGTGCGTTCGTTCAGGTCGGAGAAGGCATCGAGGGACTGGTTCACATCTCCGAGATGGCCAACCACCACGTCGACCTTCCCGAGCAGGTCGTCACGCCGGGCGAAGAGCTGTGGGTCAAGATCATCGAGATCGACCTCCAGCGCCGGCGGATCAGCCTGTCGATCAAGCAGGCCGCCGAGGGTGGCGAAGTCGCGGCCGAGTACCGCGAGGCTTTCGGAGAGCACGCCTACGACGAGCACGGCAACTACATCGGCGGCGGCTACACCGACTTCGAACCGGAGTCGGAGGCTCAGGCCGCGTGGGCCGAGTACCTCGAAAGCGGCGGCTCGCCCGAGCCGGCAGCGACCGGCGCTCCCGAGCCCGGAACCGCCGAGGCCGGTGCCGCCCCAGCATCTGCGCCAGCGTCAGACGAGGCTGCTAAGGCCGAGTAG
- a CDS encoding aspartate aminotransferase family protein: MGNPMTGLDNEHLQEAAHRHLWMHFTRMSSYAEHEVPIMVRGEGPWVWDSKGRRYLDGLSGLFVVQAGHGRRELAEAAARQASELAYFPIWSYAHPSAIELAERVATLSPRNLNRVFFTTGGGEAVESAWKLARQYFRLTGQPGRYKVISRDIAYHGTTMGALSITGLPAIKAPFEPLVPGSVRAANTNFYRTSEHGDDWEAFGRWAADDIERHILMEGPESVAAVFLEPVQNAGGCFPPPPGYFQRVREICDRYGVLLVSDEVICAFGRLGSWFGADRYGYVPDMITCAKGLTSGYSPLGALLVDDRLMEPFWNGPASFSHGFTFGGHPVSAAVALANLDLFEKEDLVGGVTRRCAAFAAVLDGLRDLPIVGDVRGDGFFYGIELVKDRETRLSFDHDESERLLRGYLSGALFDAGLICRTDDRGDPVVQLAPPLICEQEHFDLIGEILRNVFTEAWKRV; the protein is encoded by the coding sequence ATGGGGAACCCGATGACCGGTCTCGACAACGAGCACCTGCAGGAGGCAGCGCACCGACATCTGTGGATGCATTTCACCCGGATGAGCTCTTACGCCGAGCACGAGGTCCCGATCATGGTCCGGGGAGAGGGGCCGTGGGTCTGGGACTCGAAGGGTCGCCGTTATCTCGATGGGCTGTCGGGTTTGTTCGTCGTGCAGGCCGGTCACGGCCGGCGCGAGCTTGCCGAGGCGGCGGCGCGCCAGGCGAGCGAACTCGCCTACTTCCCGATCTGGAGCTACGCGCACCCGTCTGCAATCGAGCTTGCCGAACGGGTCGCGACGCTAAGCCCGCGGAACCTGAACCGCGTGTTCTTCACCACCGGCGGCGGTGAAGCGGTCGAGTCGGCGTGGAAGCTCGCGCGCCAGTACTTCCGTCTCACCGGACAACCGGGACGGTACAAGGTGATCTCCCGGGACATCGCCTATCACGGCACGACGATGGGCGCGTTGTCGATCACGGGCCTGCCCGCGATCAAGGCTCCGTTCGAGCCGCTGGTTCCCGGCTCGGTCCGGGCCGCGAACACAAACTTCTACAGGACGTCCGAGCACGGCGACGACTGGGAGGCGTTCGGCCGGTGGGCCGCGGACGATATCGAGCGTCACATTCTGATGGAGGGACCGGAGTCGGTTGCAGCGGTGTTCCTCGAGCCGGTGCAGAACGCCGGCGGTTGCTTCCCTCCTCCGCCCGGTTACTTCCAGCGAGTCCGTGAGATATGCGACCGCTACGGCGTTCTGCTCGTGTCCGACGAGGTGATCTGTGCGTTCGGCCGTCTCGGTAGCTGGTTCGGTGCGGACCGTTACGGCTACGTCCCGGACATGATCACGTGCGCCAAGGGCTTGACGAGCGGCTACTCGCCGCTTGGCGCGTTGCTCGTAGACGACAGGCTGATGGAACCCTTCTGGAACGGGCCGGCTTCGTTCTCGCACGGATTCACTTTCGGCGGCCATCCCGTGTCGGCGGCTGTGGCGCTGGCCAACCTCGATCTGTTCGAGAAGGAGGATCTCGTCGGCGGGGTGACCCGTCGTTGTGCTGCGTTCGCGGCTGTCCTCGACGGGTTGCGCGACCTTCCGATCGTCGGCGACGTTCGCGGCGACGGGTTCTTCTACGGCATCGAATTGGTGAAGGACCGCGAGACCCGTCTGAGCTTCGACCACGACGAGTCGGAGCGGCTGCTGCGCGGCTACCTCTCCGGCGCCCTGTTCGACGCCGGCCTCATCTGCCGCACGGACGACCGCGGGGACCCGGTCGTGCAGTTGGCCCCGCCTCTGATCTGCGAGCAGGAGCATTTCGATCTGATCGGCGAAATCCTTCGCAACGTGTTCACGGAGGCCTGGAAGCGCGTCTAG
- a CDS encoding Lrp/AsnC family transcriptional regulator, with protein MALSDTSIRDVGGRLDPLAKAIIEQLQQDGRRSYAAIARAVGLSEAATRQRVQRLIDEGVIQITTVTDAAAIGFHRMALLGVKVDGDIRQVADKLGSLDEAEYVVICAGQFDLLVELICENDEHLLRTLDERVRTIPGVRNTETFVYLKVVKENYQWGTR; from the coding sequence ATGGCCCTCTCGGACACGTCTATCCGCGACGTTGGAGGGCGGCTCGATCCCTTGGCCAAGGCGATCATCGAGCAGCTGCAACAGGACGGACGCCGCTCGTACGCTGCGATCGCAAGGGCGGTCGGTCTATCCGAGGCGGCCACACGGCAGCGTGTGCAGCGCCTGATCGACGAGGGCGTGATCCAGATAACGACGGTGACCGATGCGGCGGCGATCGGTTTTCACCGGATGGCCCTCCTCGGAGTGAAGGTGGACGGTGACATCCGGCAGGTCGCTGACAAGCTGGGGTCTCTCGATGAGGCCGAGTACGTCGTGATCTGCGCCGGGCAGTTCGACCTACTCGTCGAGTTGATCTGTGAAAACGACGAGCATCTCCTGCGCACCCTCGACGAGCGCGTGCGCACCATCCCCGGAGTTCGCAACACCGAGACGTTCGTGTACTTGAAAGTCGTGAAGGAGAACTACCAATGGGGAACCCGATGA
- a CDS encoding gamma-aminobutyraldehyde dehydrogenase, with protein sequence MTERFRNFVNGERVDAKSGRFSTVVDPSTGEPYGEAPLSGAEDVDAACNAARVAFETWRDTTPSDRSLMLWKLAQAIEDRANDFVQVEGRNTGKPLALTASEEIPPMLDQIRFFAGAARVLEGKSAGEYMAGHTSWIRREPIGVVAQVTPWNYPLMMAVWKIAPALAAGNTVVLKPSETTPVTTLMLAELAGEIFPPGVLNVICGDRDTGRELVKHPVPQMVAITGSVRAGKEVAAAGADDLKRLHLELGGKAPVLIFDDADLAKAAETIAIAGFFNAGQDCTAATRVLAGPRIYGDAVDALAEEARRATYGGIDRPDVDFGPLNNANQLERVAGMVSRAPGHAKVVVGGDAPGGRGFFYPPTVIAGVEQQDELAQTEIFGPVITVQRFDDEEEALRWANGVEYGLASSVWTTDHSRAMRMSRRLDFGCVWINTHIPLVAEMPHGGFKHSGYGKDLSMYGLEDYTRVKHVMSSIG encoded by the coding sequence GTGACCGAGCGTTTTCGCAATTTCGTCAACGGCGAGCGGGTCGACGCCAAGAGCGGGAGGTTCAGCACGGTCGTCGATCCGAGCACAGGAGAGCCTTACGGGGAGGCCCCTTTGTCGGGCGCGGAGGACGTCGACGCGGCATGCAATGCCGCGAGGGTCGCGTTCGAGACTTGGCGGGACACCACTCCTTCCGACCGGAGCCTGATGCTGTGGAAGCTGGCCCAGGCAATCGAGGATCGAGCCAACGACTTCGTCCAGGTCGAAGGTCGCAACACTGGCAAACCCCTGGCGCTGACTGCGTCGGAGGAGATCCCCCCGATGCTCGATCAGATCCGTTTCTTCGCCGGCGCGGCCCGTGTCCTAGAAGGCAAGTCGGCCGGTGAGTACATGGCCGGCCACACCTCATGGATCCGTCGCGAGCCGATCGGCGTTGTCGCCCAGGTGACCCCCTGGAACTACCCGCTGATGATGGCGGTCTGGAAGATCGCGCCGGCGCTGGCCGCCGGCAACACCGTCGTGCTGAAGCCGTCGGAGACCACCCCGGTCACGACACTGATGCTGGCGGAGTTGGCCGGCGAGATCTTCCCTCCCGGGGTTCTGAACGTGATTTGCGGCGATCGCGACACCGGAAGGGAGCTCGTCAAGCATCCGGTCCCGCAGATGGTCGCGATTACAGGAAGCGTCCGGGCGGGCAAGGAGGTCGCCGCCGCGGGTGCCGATGACCTCAAGCGGCTTCACTTGGAGCTGGGTGGGAAGGCGCCGGTGCTGATATTCGACGACGCCGATCTTGCGAAGGCCGCGGAAACCATTGCGATCGCCGGCTTTTTCAACGCCGGCCAGGACTGCACGGCGGCGACGCGGGTGCTTGCCGGACCGCGCATATACGGCGATGCCGTGGACGCGCTCGCAGAGGAAGCGAGGAGGGCCACCTACGGAGGGATTGACCGGCCCGACGTCGACTTTGGTCCGCTCAACAACGCGAACCAGCTCGAGCGCGTGGCCGGCATGGTGTCCCGCGCACCCGGCCACGCGAAGGTTGTAGTCGGAGGGGACGCGCCCGGCGGGCGCGGGTTCTTTTATCCGCCGACGGTGATCGCTGGAGTTGAGCAGCAGGACGAGCTGGCCCAGACCGAGATCTTCGGGCCGGTCATCACCGTTCAGCGTTTCGATGACGAGGAAGAGGCATTGCGGTGGGCGAACGGTGTCGAGTACGGGCTCGCTTCCAGCGTCTGGACTACCGATCACTCCCGGGCGATGCGGATGTCGCGGCGGCTCGACTTCGGCTGCGTGTGGATCAACACCCATATCCCCTTGGTCGCCGAGATGCCCCATGGCGGCTTCAAGCACTCCGGGTACGGCAAGGACCTGTCGATGTACGGTCTCGAGGACTACACCCGAGTCAAGCACGTGATGAGCAGCATCGGCTGA
- the ald gene encoding alanine dehydrogenase: MRIGVPAEVKNNEYRVACTPAGAHELVRHGHTVYVERGAGLGSSVPDEDFAGAGALLLNDADDVWAEADMVLKVKEPVPEEYHRLRKDLILFTYLHLAASRECTMALLDAGTTAIAYETVQLPDGSLPLLAPMSEVAGRMAPQAGAHHLQRDGGGRGVLMGGVSGVYAAKVVVMGAGVAGMNSAAIALGMQAEVLLLDKNIAKLREADRIYQGHCQTVASNAYEIERAVIDADLVIGAVLVPGAKAPKLVTNSLVARMKPGSVLVDIAIDQGGCFEDSRPTTHADPVYKVHESLFYCVTNMPGAVPHTSTYALTNVTLPYALEIADKGWREAMRSDTVLGLGLNTHEGQVVYPSVAEAHGLDAVALSSVIR; this comes from the coding sequence ATGAGGATTGGCGTTCCAGCCGAAGTCAAGAACAACGAGTACCGAGTAGCTTGCACACCCGCCGGCGCCCACGAGCTGGTGCGCCACGGTCACACCGTCTACGTCGAGCGGGGCGCGGGCCTCGGGTCGTCGGTGCCCGACGAGGACTTCGCCGGCGCCGGCGCCTTGCTGTTGAACGATGCCGACGACGTGTGGGCGGAAGCCGACATGGTCCTCAAGGTGAAGGAGCCGGTGCCCGAGGAGTACCACCGTCTGCGAAAGGACCTGATCCTCTTCACCTACTTGCATCTCGCCGCGTCACGCGAATGCACGATGGCGTTGCTCGACGCAGGTACCACTGCGATCGCGTACGAGACGGTCCAACTCCCGGACGGGTCGCTTCCTCTGCTTGCACCGATGTCGGAGGTCGCCGGCCGGATGGCCCCCCAAGCGGGTGCCCATCATCTTCAGCGCGACGGCGGTGGCCGGGGCGTCCTGATGGGCGGCGTGTCGGGCGTCTACGCGGCGAAGGTCGTCGTGATGGGCGCCGGCGTCGCTGGGATGAACTCGGCTGCGATCGCGCTCGGCATGCAAGCGGAAGTGCTGCTGCTCGACAAGAACATCGCCAAGCTGCGCGAAGCCGACCGCATCTACCAGGGCCACTGCCAGACGGTCGCTTCGAACGCTTACGAGATAGAGAGAGCGGTGATCGACGCCGACCTGGTTATCGGTGCAGTCCTGGTGCCCGGAGCGAAGGCACCGAAGTTGGTAACCAACTCCTTGGTTGCGCGCATGAAACCGGGATCCGTCCTCGTCGACATCGCCATAGACCAGGGTGGTTGCTTCGAGGATTCACGCCCGACGACTCACGCCGACCCGGTGTACAAGGTGCACGAGTCGTTGTTCTACTGCGTTACCAACATGCCAGGCGCGGTTCCACACACGTCGACCTACGCGCTGACCAACGTCACCTTGCCGTACGCGTTGGAGATCGCCGACAAAGGGTGGCGCGAGGCGATGCGGTCGGACACGGTCCTTGGGCTCGGCCTGAACACCCACGAGGGGCAGGTCGTGTACCCATCCGTCGCCGAGGCGCACGGCCTCGACGCGGTGGCTCTGAGCTCGGTTATTCGCTGA
- a CDS encoding helix-turn-helix domain-containing protein, whose translation MRDGPDELQDQNRHRLLSILFGTDVPETLDGHLLRTSDVAALFEVSERTVSEWAKRGQIPSVRTPGGHRRYPAGQIRLLLDRETRGAATAR comes from the coding sequence GTGCGGGACGGCCCCGACGAACTTCAGGACCAGAACCGACATCGTCTTCTGTCGATCCTCTTCGGCACCGACGTCCCCGAGACCCTCGATGGCCACCTGCTGCGCACGTCCGACGTCGCGGCCCTGTTCGAGGTGTCCGAACGAACTGTCTCGGAGTGGGCCAAACGGGGCCAGATCCCGTCGGTCCGCACGCCAGGAGGCCACCGCAGGTACCCCGCGGGCCAGATCCGGCTGCTTCTCGACCGGGAAACCCGCGGCGCGGCGACAGCCCGTTAG
- the coaE gene encoding dephospho-CoA kinase codes for MFLVGLTGGIGSGKSTVAADLEARGAAVIDADRIAREIVEPGGRAYAGLVERFGSVVLHPDGRLDRQKMADIAFNDPDALTALNELTHPAIGEVMAERVVEASQTHPIVVVDIPLMTIATKARMNFDAVIVVDAPQETAVARLVEHRSFTEADARARIASQISREERASLADFVVDNSGDRDALSAQLDALWTWLTDRHNAQIRKAASP; via the coding sequence GTGTTCCTCGTCGGGTTAACCGGTGGGATCGGGTCCGGGAAGTCGACCGTGGCGGCCGACCTAGAGGCGCGCGGCGCCGCGGTGATCGACGCGGACCGGATCGCCCGGGAGATCGTCGAGCCGGGCGGGCGCGCCTATGCCGGACTCGTCGAGCGATTCGGGAGCGTCGTGCTGCACCCCGACGGGCGACTGGACCGGCAGAAGATGGCTGACATCGCGTTCAACGATCCCGATGCTCTGACAGCGCTGAACGAGCTCACCCACCCGGCGATCGGCGAGGTCATGGCCGAACGTGTCGTGGAAGCGTCGCAAACCCACCCGATCGTCGTGGTCGACATCCCGCTGATGACCATCGCCACGAAGGCGCGGATGAACTTCGACGCCGTCATCGTGGTCGACGCTCCTCAGGAGACTGCGGTGGCGCGCCTTGTGGAGCACCGGTCCTTCACCGAGGCTGACGCCAGGGCTCGCATCGCCTCTCAGATCAGCCGAGAGGAGCGGGCGAGTCTCGCGGACTTCGTCGTTGACAACAGCGGCGACCGCGACGCACTTTCCGCCCAGCTCGACGCACTCTGGACTTGGCTCACCGATCGGCACAACGCGCAAATCCGGAAAGCAGCGTCGCCCTGA
- the uvrB gene encoding excinuclease ABC subunit UvrB, with the protein MPDFKVVSDFDPAGDQPTAIAQLSEGIKRGDRFQTLLGITGSGKSATIAWTVEAVQKPTLLIAPNKSLAAQLASEMREFFPNNRVEYFVSYYDYYQPEAYLPSSDTYIEKDSSINDEIDRLRHSATSALLTRRDTIVVASVSCIYGLGSPEEYAERILHVQRGTEQDQRAILRRLVDMQYERNDTNLTRGRFRVRGDTIEVHPAYEENAVRIELFGDEIERITTVDTLTGEQLGDIDELVIFPATHYVAGDERMQRAIAGIEAELQKRLAWFESQNKLLEAQRLRMRTSYDLEMLAEVGVCSGIENYSRHIDGRSPGEPPFTLLDFFPKDFLLVVDESHQTVPQLHGQYEGDRSRKETLIEHGFRLPSAADNRPLRFDEFYERVNQCVFMSATPSPYEIQQSTQVVEQIVRPTGLVDPEVIVKPTKGQIDDLISQIKERTERGDRVLVTTLTKKMAEDLTDYLLEMGLKVRYLHSNIDTIQRIEIVRDLRLGEFDVLVGINLLREGLDLPEVSLVAILDADKEGFLRGETSLIQTIGRAARNVDGQVIMYADRMTDSMQKAITETHRRRARQQEYNEEHGINPQTIRKAISDILVLLGSRDGTSVGAPVPGQDRRNRRRDRARSDLAELPQSELSRLIATLEDEMREAAADLRFEYAARLRDEIADLRVELRELAPR; encoded by the coding sequence GTGCCCGATTTCAAGGTGGTGTCCGATTTTGACCCCGCCGGCGACCAGCCGACGGCGATCGCGCAGCTCTCCGAGGGGATCAAGCGCGGCGACCGGTTCCAGACCCTCCTTGGCATAACCGGGAGCGGCAAGAGTGCGACGATCGCTTGGACGGTCGAGGCGGTCCAAAAGCCGACCCTGCTCATCGCGCCCAACAAGTCGCTGGCCGCCCAGCTGGCCAGCGAGATGAGGGAGTTCTTCCCGAACAACCGGGTCGAGTACTTCGTCAGCTACTACGACTACTACCAGCCCGAGGCGTACCTACCTTCGAGCGACACTTATATCGAGAAGGACAGCTCGATCAACGACGAGATCGACCGGCTTCGTCATTCGGCCACCTCGGCGCTTCTCACCCGGCGGGACACGATCGTGGTCGCGTCGGTGAGTTGCATCTACGGCCTGGGTTCGCCCGAGGAGTACGCCGAGCGGATTCTGCACGTTCAGCGCGGCACGGAGCAGGACCAGCGGGCGATCCTTCGACGCCTGGTCGATATGCAGTACGAGCGCAACGACACCAACCTCACCAGAGGCAGGTTCCGCGTGCGGGGTGACACCATCGAGGTCCACCCGGCGTACGAAGAGAACGCGGTGCGTATCGAGCTTTTCGGCGACGAGATCGAGCGGATCACCACCGTCGACACCCTGACCGGTGAGCAGCTGGGTGACATCGACGAACTGGTGATCTTCCCTGCGACTCACTACGTGGCCGGCGACGAAAGGATGCAGCGCGCGATCGCCGGGATCGAGGCGGAGCTCCAAAAGCGTCTCGCTTGGTTCGAATCGCAGAACAAGCTTCTCGAGGCGCAGCGACTTCGGATGCGAACCTCGTATGACCTGGAGATGCTCGCAGAGGTAGGAGTGTGCTCCGGCATTGAGAACTACAGCCGCCACATCGACGGCAGGTCACCCGGCGAGCCCCCTTTCACGTTGCTCGACTTTTTCCCGAAGGACTTCCTGCTCGTCGTCGACGAGTCGCACCAGACGGTTCCTCAGCTCCACGGCCAGTACGAGGGCGACCGCTCTCGCAAGGAGACCTTGATCGAGCACGGGTTTCGGCTGCCGTCCGCGGCGGACAACCGACCCTTGCGGTTCGACGAGTTCTACGAGCGGGTCAACCAGTGTGTATTCATGTCGGCCACCCCGTCCCCGTACGAGATCCAGCAGTCGACCCAAGTGGTCGAGCAGATTGTTCGCCCGACCGGTCTTGTCGACCCGGAGGTGATCGTCAAGCCGACCAAGGGTCAGATCGACGATCTGATCAGTCAGATCAAGGAACGGACAGAACGGGGCGACCGAGTCCTGGTCACGACGCTCACCAAGAAAATGGCGGAGGACCTCACCGACTATCTGCTCGAGATGGGTCTCAAGGTCCGGTACCTGCACTCGAATATCGACACCATTCAGCGGATCGAGATTGTCCGGGACCTTCGGCTGGGGGAGTTCGACGTCCTCGTCGGTATCAACCTGTTGAGGGAAGGCCTGGACCTTCCCGAAGTGTCTCTGGTCGCGATCCTCGACGCGGACAAGGAAGGATTTCTGCGCGGAGAGACGTCCCTGATTCAAACGATCGGCCGAGCTGCGCGAAATGTCGACGGTCAGGTGATCATGTACGCGGACCGGATGACCGACTCGATGCAGAAGGCGATCACGGAGACTCATCGCCGGCGGGCTCGCCAGCAGGAGTACAACGAGGAGCACGGGATCAACCCGCAGACGATCCGCAAGGCGATCAGCGACATCCTCGTGCTGCTTGGCTCGCGGGACGGCACCTCTGTGGGCGCCCCGGTGCCGGGTCAGGATCGTCGTAACCGGCGGCGTGACCGGGCCCGCAGCGATCTTGCTGAGCTGCCGCAGTCCGAGCTGTCACGCCTCATCGCAACCCTCGAGGACGAGATGCGCGAGGCCGCCGCGGATCTGCGGTTCGAGTACGCCGCGCGACTTCGCGACGAGATCGCTGACCTGCGCGTCGAGCTGCGGGAGCTTGCTCCGCGCTAG